The following coding sequences are from one Capsicum annuum cultivar UCD-10X-F1 chromosome 3, UCD10Xv1.1, whole genome shotgun sequence window:
- the LOC107864415 gene encoding V-type proton ATPase subunit e1: MGFIVTSLIFVVVGVIASFGAGICCNRGPSANLLHLTLIITATVCCWMMWAIVYLAQLKPLIVPILSEGE, translated from the exons ATGGGGTTCATTGTGACAAGTTTAATATTTGTTGTGGTGGGAGTTATTGCATCCTTTGGTGCTGGAATCTGCTGTAACAGAGGACCTTCTGCTAATCT GTTACACCTGACATTGATTATCACCGCTACAGTATGCTGCTGGATGAT GTGGGCGATTGTGTACCTTGCACAGTTGAAACCGCTCATTGTACCAATCTTGAGTGAAGGAGAATGA
- the LOC107864416 gene encoding CRIB domain-containing protein RIC4, with protein MKDRSMDKLFVVFPFSLGCSSESSVPVANTNRSQPPYNTKNSVINQVPTKRQVGEESSSKVKINGFLIRRRISHGVHTLKRNFKGFYQLFVYKEEEIEEMEIGYPTDVKHVTHIGFDGSNKINNNPMIKSWDNSKSLSFPSISIQQFELAMATQASGSSRF; from the exons atgaagGACAGATCCATGGACAAGTTGTTTGTTGTTTTTCCATTCTCCTTAGGTTGTAGTTCTGAATCAAGTGTTCCAGTGGCCAATACCAACAGAAGCCAACCTCCATATAACACAAAGAATTCAGTAATAAATCAAGTTCCAACAA AAAGACAAGTAGGAGAAGAGAGTTCatcaaaagtgaaaataaatggTTTTTTGATCAGACGACGAATTTCTCATGGAGTGCACACATTGAAAAGGAATTTCAAAGGTTTCTATCAATTATTTG TGTACAAAGAAGAAGAGATTGAAGAAATGGAAATAGGATATCCAACAGATGTGAAACATGTAACACATATAGGATTTGATGGatctaataaaattaataataatcctATGATTAAGAGTTGGGATAATTCTAAATCACTttcttttccttcaatttctatTCAACAATTTGAACTTGCTATGGCTACTCAAGCTAGTGGATCCTCTAGGTTTTAG